Part of the Panicum virgatum strain AP13 chromosome 4N, P.virgatum_v5, whole genome shotgun sequence genome is shown below.
GCCATTTGAGTgtagctttaagtggatgcaagaTCATTCAAGTAGCCAAAGGAGAAAGGCTAAGGCCTTCCTATGCAAGCAGCAAGCAAGTATATCAACATATACTTCAATCAACACCTCAATGCGGGCCATTCCGGCATTTCGGACTCCCTGTCGACACACACCTCCAGAAACCCCTAAGTTCGGTGCAAGAACTTCATCTCCTTGCACCTCATCTAGCACCGCAGGTATATGACTCCGTAGGACatgcccaacacacaatccccAGCAGCCCAATCCAAAGATCGGGTCAGTTCTCTCGCCCCGCTATAGTCCTAGACACCAACTTCTTATATGGTGGATCTCCACACAGGCCAAGACTATCATCACAAGGATCCcacacaaacacaagcaagcagcTCAACCATTCGACATGGTGTAATAGGAGTACAAGGAATACGGTACGTAAATCAGGCCATGCAGGTTATAATCAATAGACTGCAAGTAGAGAAGTAGCAGTACAAGCATGCAGTGTCTAATAGGCAATCAAGTCGGAGATGGACATGAACCTGGCTGTGCTTCATAGTACTCCTGGTCTCCAGTCAGCTCTCCGGCATCGGGTCCTATTTGCAAATATGAAAAACTATAAGGGCCAAAGTGAAAAAAGTACACAAAACTCtcaaaataagatccaactcacaacaacACCTACTCTAACGGGTAGATCaggattttagaagaattatgaaactggtttcataatttttggagctcatgtttatttattatgcatttttgAAGGATTAAATGGTTTCCCAAATTAGTAAATAGAtttcaaaaaatagaaaagaaatcaGTGACACGTGCCAGCCTCTGGGCGTGCCACATGGCATGCTGATGTCAGTATGACATCATCCAGGGGGTCAGGTCTGCTGACCTCAGCATGACCTCATGTTGACGTGGTCAACGCTGACCGGTCAATGGGTCAACGGTCCTCGGTCGaaggggcccacatgtcagtcacTGGGTCTCACCGACAGATGGAACCCACATGTCAGCGCCGGTTtaatagaaaaaggaaaaaaaggaaagggtGTTAATAGGCTCAAAGTCGCTTCGGCCTTTTCTTCGTTATTGGGCTGCCGACCGGGTTCCGACCCgctccttcttcttcatctcttttatttttcctccttttcttcttctctttcactGACATCCTGGTCCCATGCGTCAACGGCTTCTTCCAGTCTCTTCTAGcttggccccacatgtcagtgacaATCGGACGCCAAGGAGCGGCGGTGATGTGATGGTCGCGGCTCTGGGTGACGTGGCGGTCATCTGTGCCCtccgcggctagggtttggacgCAGGGTGGTCCGCGGGTGCGCGCGGGGGTGGTCGTTGTCGACATCGGAGGCAGGCGGTGGCGTCAGTAGGGGCAGGCGGTGCCGGCACAAGGCGCGGCACCGAGCGAGGTGGCGAGATGGGCGTGAGAGAGCGGGCGGTTGAGAGGAAGGGGAAAGCCGataggtgggacccacgtgtcagTGTTCTAGGCGGCGAACGACGAAAGTTGTCGTGCATGTGGTGGACGGGCGCATGCGGGCTGGATCGAAAGGTGGTCCGGGCCGGTCGATTAGCGGGTTTGAGCCCAAAACGAGGTTAGGGGGTTGGTTAGCTTTTgtatttaatttgaatggcttattcaaattaaataccACCCAACTTCGAACAAAACTTATTCAAAAAAGtttaaacatggtagagcaataaATCCAAATAAATTCCATATATTCCACACTATCATTTAGGTCCTTGTTTTTAATATAGGTTTTAAATCCTAAGAATTTGAGAGGTAGCATTAGCTCTTAAGTTATTCTAGCTGATTTCACAACcccataaattttttttgaaaattcatatttttaagaatataacattccgtaaaaatacGGAATGTTACAATATTAGATCTTCTTTTATCATATTAATTCTAAACAACGCGATGGTTCAAACAGAATTGAAAGCAGACTCACGGTTTGAGTGAAAATTGAATTTTAAGGTTGCAAACTTACAAATCAATTTAAACTTCCACCCACCTTACCAGTAATGTAACGGCACGTATCGCCCTACTATTCAATCAGCCCACCGCTCTCTCCCATCCGCAAGAATCTCGGCCATTTATTTGCCTTCCGCACAAATTCTAAAGTGGAAGTTCGGTCGAAAATTATTTTCCAGAAGATATATGGATTTTCTGGACATCCACGCGCCGCGCGCTTGCGTCAGGCCCGCAGGGGGAGGAGGCCTGAATAGGTAGGGCAACCCTACATAACTTGTGCAATGTATGAAGCTTGTATATATAGATAGCCATTCGGGCCACCCAGCCCAGCCCTGGCACAGGCCCACCCTGGCCCGTTCTCTACAGGGCCATGCCGTGCTAGCCCACGGGCTCCCTGGATGGCTCAAGAACGAGCCCGCGGACCtattttgtgtcgggccaacTCGACATAGCCCGGCACTACAGCACAGGCGGGTCACCCAAAGCCCACAAATACAAAAGCACCTCAAACAGCTCCAAATTTCACAAGCTATTTTTTTATGAATTCCAAATTTCACAAGTTAGCAAAACAAAAGATTAAAGGCCGTGCTAGCGCTGGCATCCTGAACACTACCACCATGCCTGCGTCTTGATTCCATCTCGTGTTGGTAAAGAAAAACTCCCATGATCAACGCCAAAAATAACATCGCTCCCAAAATAACCAaacaaaacatttttttttgagagggaaCCAAACGAAACCTGGAAGGTTTTGCGCATTGGTTTGAAGTCTGGTTTGGCCAATTCACGgcctagcttttttttttttgcgagaaagAGACGCATGTTATATTGAAACAAACACAGGCAGCACAGTACATCTCGATCTTACAGTAAAGACCCTGAGTAAAAACGAAATTACATCCAAGTCCCTACTGTTTATCTTCTTTCTCAGCTCGAGGAATCGCTGCACCTCTTCAGAGCTCGCTCGCCGGCGTCCAGGAACATCGAACCTCCCATCTCACCAGTACAAATCGACGGGCGGACACCAAGCTTTGGTAAACCGCAAGAAGTACTCGAGAAGAGGACATCGGCCGTCGGCCCCAACGATTTGTCCCCACAACCACCATCTTCCGCCATGGATGAGAGCCACCCATAACCAGAAGCTCCAGAACACAGCACGAGTAAGCACAAGAAGCAGAGCAGCAACGCCCTCGAAGAGGAAATCCCAGAGCAAGAGACCCATCCGCAAGCAGGCTGATGGCCCCAGAGCAACCTCACAGAACTCATCGAGCAGACAAAGATCTTGCCCGACGCATCCTTGAGGAACAAAATCCaccctgcctcgccgccgtctccgaCAACCGACAGGAGGAACTGAAGCCGCAAAGGAAGAAGAATCACCTCTTCAAGTCGACGACGAGCCGAATCGATGACCTCCGTCCTCCGGCAAACTGACCTCACAGGCCGAGCCGCGCAGAAGACCTCGTCAGACCCGccccggaggaacaaaagcttcACCGTCGAGCCACCATCCCTGaggacgacgccggcgacgatGAAGAAGACCCAGTCCCGCTGTGGCCGCACCACCATGGGACAAATTATTTAGCACCCCAGACTAGAAACCTAACCCTAGGCCTAAACTGTACAGCACACAGGTGGATCCggcttcccctccctctccggcgccgacgaggccgccggagaggaggggtcggcgccggagaggagggggaagcgACGGATCGAAGCCGGGCTGAAAAACTCTGCTTTCGCCGCTCTCGACTGTAGCAGGGAGAAGGGGAAAGAAGAGCGCACGTCTATTCACGGCCTAGCTGGTTACTGCACGAACTTGGGTCCATGCAATTTCGGCCTTCAGGCGCGCGGACAGGCCCCCACTGCCTGCGCcagtttgctttgcttggcgcgcttctttcttctcctcgaTGCATACGGGCGGCCACTGGTCAGTGTCCACTATTGTAGTCATCGTCGTCCAATTTGGTAAGGTGTATTTTGATCATGAAAGGCCAGATTTTGTAAGTTTGAATAACAGTTAGTCAACGATGAATATTCAATATTGAGTATTCAAAAGCTGTATCAGTGCGTTCGCATTTAAAAGGTGCATCTTTAATCGTTCAAAAAAAGGTGcatctttctttcctttttcctgcatacaaaaatatacgCCCTGCAAGTCTGCGACAGGATGTAGTATGATTATGTGGAATTCTTTCATATCTTTTTTTTGTGGGAAGGAATTCTTTTAAGTATATCTTTGTGCATGCATGGGAGTAGCTAGTCAAAGTTGAATGGTCTGGTTTTCGTGtgtatgatgatgatgatagaaATGGTGCGATATTCATGCTAACATATTTTGTGTGTTTGGGGACATGAAAATAAATGTAATCGTGGCTTGTATATAATCAtagaacttcacaaaaaaaagaaataaatgaaCATATTTATTATTAGTTTTTTTCGAGGGAAACTTTATTATTAGTTAATGGTGGAGGAGAggtgacatgcatgcatgacagCCTAGTTTCCTTgaagaaagaaataaaacatcTGATCAATCATCTACTAGCTAATTGCTgatcctagctagctagccgtCAGCTTGGTCACAGAATATCCCTCCAGGTCCTCCGTAGGCAACGTTGTACCCCGGCCTGGTTCTCCCGAACCCCATGGGATTAGCTCCGTAGCAGCTGGGCGAGGTGGCGATGGTTCGGTGGGCGTTGTCGTTGAAGAGGACGCCGTTGAAGTTGATGCCGCTGAACTCCATGATGGTGGCGGCAAAGCGGGAGCCGGCGCAGGACGGGATGCCGTTCCCCATGGGCGTGGTGGTGTGGTTGCCGCCGGGCCTGGTGTTGAGCACCCGCCCGCCCATCTCCACGTACACGGCCTGCGGGAACCGCGTGTTGAAGATGGTCTCCGGGTAGTAGCCGATCTCCTGGTCCATCACCGACACCCACCAGTTCAAGTCGGCGGGGCCCTGCGTGCATCGCGCGTCTTTCTTGTTAATTACTACTTACTTATGGGACGTACGAACAGTGATTAACGAGGAGGTACTGGCTTAATTACCCTGTGTATGCTAACTGTCACACCGAATCTCTCCCCTCCAACCTGTGAGTCACTGTCTCTCCATGCATCTCCAAGAGCGAACGAGCTCTGGTGAAGGTGAAACCCTCCGCAATCAAGATTGAAGCAATTGTTGTGAACTCCACCATCAGTCTGCATTCATATAGCATCTCACTCAAGATTTTGATATGTGTAGTGCATgatggaaaaaaaaacttgttgtCCTAATCAAGAATTCAAGATATTATTAGTTTGGAGCCTACCTACTTAGTACTTACTACATATGCGGCTAAATTGAATTGAAGTTGCTAAATGATGCTTACATCATACCATGCAAAGTATAGTGATCACGTTTCAGAAACGGCAGCGGTCTAAATTGCACTGAATATAATACTTACAGTGTAATAGACGAACAATCTCGATAAGGAGTCTCCAAAGAGCGAAGGCCAAGCCTGCGGCGTCAACATGCATGTGCAAACAAATTAAGGCTAGCTAAATGTGACGTGCTTGTTATTACTGCATCTCGTGGGGggagggaaaaaagaaaaatcttaAAATCGGTAGTCACGAACAAGCTAAGCAATACTACTACGTACGACGAGACCAACGGCAATCTGGTTGGTAAGATCTGCAGGCGGTTTAGACCCCGGCATCGGCACGTAGTTGGTGTCCAGAGTGTAACCAATCAAAATGTAGTTCATGGAGAACTCGCCAGGATGCACGTCGATCCTCCAGTAAGGTATGTCCGCCCGAGCCCCAAGGAAAGGCCCGTTCGTCGAGTAAGCAGCGGCCACctacaaaaaaggaaaaaaaaagaaaaaaaacgtaGCAGATCGAGTGATGATTAATTGTTGATGATGTACTTGTGGGACGATCTACACCTACATCATCGTCCTGGCTCATTCATGATCAGATGACCTTTAATTACCTCCACTTTGCCCGTCGGCGTGTCCATGGCTTCGGAGGTGTCCCACAAGGCGGACCCAGCTGGGCGCCCGAACGGCGAGGCCCGGCGCACCAGCTCGGCGACCTCCGGGTTGGCGCGGCCGGAGGCCCTGAGGATAGGGACGGTCCCCGCCGGGCAGCTGCCGTGTTTCCACCAGATTTGTTGCCGCGCCCGCACCATCGACGACCTAGAGGCGTTGGCCGCCATTACTACTGCTTCCATGCTCATCTCCGGCTTCGCCTAGCGACGATCGTTTATATTAGTTGGTAAGGAAAAAAGATAAGACTTATATTTTTAACTACTactagtagttttttttttcaatgaaaACGCTGACACCTGAATCTGCCGGCGGCCGGGTGAAATGTTCTTGAGCGCCGGTTGTTGGTACATGTCCACGCAGTCGATCAAGTCGCCATTGTCGCTCTGTTCGCATGCATGCACATGACTTGTATTTACACAGATTCACTGTTGTGCGATCAAGGAGGCAAATTAAAAACAAGTGATCGAGCAGTGAATCCGATCCGTACCTCGATGGTTTTGTGAACCAATGTGCAAgctccggctgccgccgccaacAGTATGGTGACAACCCTGATGAGAAGAACAGATGACATTTCTCTCTAGTTCTCGTGAAGACGACGCTAATGGTGATGCTTAACAATGCAACTTAGATACGGGCTTGCGTACGTTATTTATAGGTGTTAGGGGAAACTCATTATCAGCCAGCTCATGCATTGTGTTAGGTGTTACTCCTATTAGGAAAGAACCCATGAATGGAGAAACACATTATCAGCCAGCTCATAATATACACAGATATTCTTCTTATCCGTTGCAGTATATATGGCACGGCTTAGCTTGAAGAGAATCATATTTGATCACGTGTTCATCCGCATGTACCTGCCCTGACTTGCGACCACATTCACTTGTTTCCTCTGATGACTATTGACTACCTTCTCTAAAAACCACCCAAAATTTTGAAGCACGCAAACTTTCCTTTCcttgtcatttgtttttttTAGGGTGATTTGTTGTTGTTACCTCGTCACGCGCGGCCTCCACGGCCTCCAAACAAACATGGCTCCTtttcccagcagcagcaggccgcgTAGAGCGGTTCAGGCCCATGGCCGAATCGTTTTCTTTTTTGAATTGAACAGGCACGAGAGCTTTCTTATTTATTGATTGATCGATAACAAGAAAAGAAAGTCAGGTAAGACGCCTAGTATGCATTTTCTTGTTGTTAGGAAGATCCAAGTGTGCTTCTGAATTCTGAACACACGCCAAATCCGTGCACGGCTTGGCAGCAAGCAAAATCAGTGGTGGGACAAGCAC
Proteins encoded:
- the LOC120670651 gene encoding uncharacterized protein LOC120670651, translated to MSSVLLIRVVTILLAAAAGACTLVHKTIESDNGDLIDCVDMYQQPALKNISPGRRQIQAKPEMSMEAVVMAANASRSSMVRARQQIWWKHGSCPAGTVPILRASGRANPEVAELVRRASPFGRPAGSALWDTSEAMDTPTGKVEVAAAYSTNGPFLGARADIPYWRIDVHPGEFSMNYILIGYTLDTNYVPMPGSKPPADLTNQIAVGLVAWPSLFGDSLSRLFVYYTTDGGVHNNCFNLDCGGFHLHQSSFALGDAWRDSDSQVGGERFGVTVSIHRGPADLNWWVSVMDQEIGYYPETIFNTRFPQAVYVEMGGRVLNTRPGGNHTTTPMGNGIPSCAGSRFAATIMEFSGINFNGVLFNDNAHRTIATSPSCYGANPMGFGRTRPGYNVAYGGPGGIFCDQADG